In the genome of Fervidobacterium thailandense, the window GCTGTGCAAAGGTCGCCACAATCTGGGCAACAATCTCCGCGTCTGTAATAACCACCGTAGTGCGGTCTGTAATGGCCCGGTCTGTAACCCTTGAATCTCTCGTCATCCGAGTTTTTTAATCTCAATATTTCCCGAAAACATTCCTCGACTTCTTTCAAACGGTTCGACGCCACGTGCTCTAAAGCTGTTCCCTGATACCTTTCTGGACTTAATTTTCTCCTGAGCTCGTTATAAACGTTCAAAATA includes:
- a CDS encoding J domain-containing protein gives rise to the protein MSETCKRNPFDVLGVSPDAPFDVILNVYNELRRKLSPERYQGTALEHVASNRLKEVEECFREILRLKNSDDERFKGYRPGHYRPHYGGYYRRGDCCPDCGDLCTACACIWAADTCCECSGGDCI